A genomic stretch from Silurus meridionalis isolate SWU-2019-XX chromosome 1, ASM1480568v1, whole genome shotgun sequence includes:
- the LOC124387691 gene encoding zinc finger E-box-binding homeobox 2-like isoform X2, with translation MSLTPSEGTEAGSPARSTRAPSLSPSLEHWDETENTTLPSTTGETESNAYTQKDANVMEDWTRYDLLMQLRKVSHLPDTRHNQQHNGAITSYHTVGKRNDTPSTLSPSIQESPEGKDTDPGSPDLTGKEMQVCPFCQQSYQRGSYLKEHMKMCQEREGGHSLCPLCGYSTPYRAQMERHMALHTQVKEKNSVSEPNMENRKFKCTECGKAFKYKHHLKEHLRIHSGEKPYECSNCKKRFSHSGSYSSHLSSKKCLSGGGLGNGAYFNGHSHPAYLFPSPTSPPSVGIRNGNRGKSSPYASLNPCFTEQLANQGPESISSPFRASDLSRPWDSVAAMRMGMFKGTTFLPFLHSDGKFEQLLQEMLRKEVVKDEQQGSKQDKEDEGKTESREGKKNDGLIGAVSCQRCFQLFPNEVVLKQHERYLCKGKDEQDTAQIHLIKDGSPLNFSSVSQNLYDTQKTPTTPNGMTRELSSPQRASWHSLPQQLLVPVQSPLHFRSEPAHAYWPGRKTDSPGNSSVISPISPSLQERRRPGFSSPTVISPCQLLQHRPSPRSEGSQSEPLDLSIPKARKGSEPGSDCSGSSPRTDHRDVEHLARRLSPLSHHELGTAYRPLYGSAVFSNYSFFNPIMSSGLAAMGRNGQTSLPLTPPAPSPGFLSPIAYMMEAESENMLKRMHQEINVMGDARTRGSLDYLALMEEGLDGDHGPGRKRLRKTEEGLYACDICDKSFQKSSSLLRHKYEHTGKRPHECQICKKAFKHKHHLIEHSRLHSGEKPYQCDKCGKRFSHSGSYSQHMNHRYAFCGRDNDPDAQGEEQVLGHPALYTSPHTQLHPETRDNSLPLEETATFLSDSSMDGAPLGYRPEEEEEEEEEGLLSDHAHERRMEIECRSRHLEQSSEDSKKKNEKDTKLYYNSEIKVEHDEDLRDMNQETV, from the exons ATGAGTCTGACACCCAGCGAGGGCACCGAGGCTGGAAGTCCTGCTCGCTCCACTCGCGCTCCCAGTCTGAGCCCCTCGCTGGAGCACTGGGACGAGACTGAGAACACAACCCTGCCAAGTACCAccggagagacagagagcaatGCATACA CACAAAAAGATGCCAATGTAATGGAGGACTGGACTCGCTATGACTTACTCATGCAGCTGAGAAAAGTGTCCCACCTTCCTGACACGCGACACAACCAGCAACACAACGGCGCTATCACTTCCTACCACACAGTGGGCAAGCGGAACGATACGCCGTCTACCTTGTCACCAAGCATTCAGGAGTCACCTGAGGGAAAAG ATACAGACCCTGGGAGCCCCGATCTTACAGGGAAAGAAATGCAGGTGTGTCCATTTTGCCAGCAGTCATACCAACGGGGCAGCTATCTCAAAGAACACATGAAGATGTGCCAGGAGAGGGAGGGGGGGCACAGTTTGTGTCCACTCTGTGGTTACAGCACTCCGTACAGGGCACAGATGGAGCGGCACATGGCACTACACACCCAGGTTAAAGAGAAG AATTCTGTGTCTGAACCCAACATGGAAAACCGGAAATTTAAGTGTACAGAGTGTGGAAAAGCTTTTAAATACAAACATCATCTTAAAGAGCATCTACGTATTCATAGTG GTGAGAAGCCCTACGAGTGCTCCAACTGTAAGAAACGTTTCAGTCACTCAGGCTCCTACAGCTCGCACCTGAGCAGCAAAAAGTGTCTCAGCGGGGGTGGATTAGGGAACGGCGCATACTTCAATGGCCACTCTCACCCTGCCTACCTCTTCCCCTCCCCAACGTCACCCCCTTCAGTTGGTATCAGGAACGGTAACAGAGGAAAGAGCTCACCATATGCTTCACTGAATCCTTGCTTCACAGAACAATTAGCCAATCAGGGACCAGAATCTATCAGTTCTCCTTTCAGAGCTTCAGACCTAAGTAGACCATGGGATTCTGTTGCAGCCATGAGGATGGGGATGTTTAAAGGGACTACATTTTTGCCCTTTCTTCATTCTGATGGCAAATTTGAACAGCTCCTGCAGGAAATGCTCAGAAAAGAAGTGGTGAAAGATGAACAACAAGGAAGCAAGCAAGACAAAGAAGACGAAGGCAAGACTGAAAGTAGAgagggtaaaaaaaatgatgggCTTATCGGTGCGGTCTCTTGTCAGCGTTGTTTCCAGCTGTTTCCAAATGAAGTAGTTCTAAAGCAGCACGAAAGATATTTATGCAAAGGAAAGGATGAGCAGGACACTGCACAGATACACCTCATCAAAGATGGTTCCCCACTTAACTTCTCAAGTGTCTCCCAGAATCTTTATGACACACAGAAAACTCCTACCACCCCTAATGGAATGACCAGAGAGCTCTCGTCTCCACAACGGGCATCCTGGCATTCGCTTCCACAGCAGCTCCTTGTGCCAGTGCAGTCACCTTTGCACTTCCGCTCAGAACCTGCACATGCGTATTGGCcaggcagaaagacagacagccCTGGAAACTCAAGCGTCATAAGCCCAATTTCGCCGTCACTACAAGAGCGCCGACGTCCAGGCTTCAGCTCTCCAACAGTCATATCACCATGCCAGCTTCTTCAACACAGACCATCGCCCAGATCAGAGGGTTCTCAGAGTGAGCCCCTAGACCTCTCTATTCCCAAAGCACGTAAAGGCTCTGAGCCTGGATCGGACTGCAGCGGCAGCTCACCACGGACGGACCACAGGGATGTGGAACATTTAGCAAGAAGGTTGAGCCCACTGTCCCATCACGAATTAGGCACAGCCTACAGACCTTTATATGGAAGTGCAGTTTTCAGCAACTACTCCTTTTTTAATCCAATTATGTCAAGTGGTCTTGCAGCAATGGGGCGTAATGGCCAGACATCACTTCCTTTAACACCTCCAGCACCCAGCCCTGGGTTTCTCTCCCCCATAGCATATATGATGGAGGCAGAGTCTGAGAATATGCTGAAAAGAATGCATCAGGAGATAAATGTCATG GGTGATGCCAGAACTCGAGGAAGTCTGGACTATCTCGCTCTGATGGAGGAGGGGCTAGATGGAGACCACGGTCCTGGGAGAAAAAGACTCAGGAAGACAGAAGAAGGATTATACGCTTGCGACATCTGTGACAAAAGCTTCCAGAAGAGCAGCTCTTTGCTGCGCCATAAATATGAACACACAG GAAAGCGGCCACACGAGTGCCAGATCTGTAAGAAAGCATTTAAACACAAGCACCACCTGATTGAGCACAGCCGGCTTCACTCTGGAGAAAAGCCCTATCAATGTGATAAATGTGGCAAGCGTTTCTCACACTCAGGCTCCTACTCCCAGCACATGAACCACCGCTATGCTTTCTGTGGTCGGGACAATGACCCAGATGCCCAGGGAGAGGAGCAGGTTTTGGGCCACCCGGCTCTCTATACAAGTCCACACACCCAACTTCATCCTGAGACAAGAGACAATTCTCTCCCTCTGGAGGAAACAGCCACATTCCTCAGTGATTCCAGCATGGATGGGGCTCCACTAGGATACAGAccagaagaggaggaggaggaagaggaagaaggcTTGCTCAGTGATCATGCACATGAGAGAAGGATGGAGATAGAGTGCAGAAGTAGACACCTGGAACAGTCAAGTGAAGATAGcaagaagaaaaatgaaaaagacacCAAACTTTATTACAATAGCGAGATCAAAGTGGAACATGACGAGGACTTAAGAGACATGAATCAAGAGACAGTATGA
- the LOC124387691 gene encoding zinc finger E-box-binding homeobox 2-like isoform X1: MAEESRGKRRKQANPRRNRECSLGSEGEDEGCAWGTDVQDERNEQDKMSLTPSEGTEAGSPARSTRAPSLSPSLEHWDETENTTLPSTTGETESNAYTQKDANVMEDWTRYDLLMQLRKVSHLPDTRHNQQHNGAITSYHTVGKRNDTPSTLSPSIQESPEGKDTDPGSPDLTGKEMQVCPFCQQSYQRGSYLKEHMKMCQEREGGHSLCPLCGYSTPYRAQMERHMALHTQVKEKNSVSEPNMENRKFKCTECGKAFKYKHHLKEHLRIHSGEKPYECSNCKKRFSHSGSYSSHLSSKKCLSGGGLGNGAYFNGHSHPAYLFPSPTSPPSVGIRNGNRGKSSPYASLNPCFTEQLANQGPESISSPFRASDLSRPWDSVAAMRMGMFKGTTFLPFLHSDGKFEQLLQEMLRKEVVKDEQQGSKQDKEDEGKTESREGKKNDGLIGAVSCQRCFQLFPNEVVLKQHERYLCKGKDEQDTAQIHLIKDGSPLNFSSVSQNLYDTQKTPTTPNGMTRELSSPQRASWHSLPQQLLVPVQSPLHFRSEPAHAYWPGRKTDSPGNSSVISPISPSLQERRRPGFSSPTVISPCQLLQHRPSPRSEGSQSEPLDLSIPKARKGSEPGSDCSGSSPRTDHRDVEHLARRLSPLSHHELGTAYRPLYGSAVFSNYSFFNPIMSSGLAAMGRNGQTSLPLTPPAPSPGFLSPIAYMMEAESENMLKRMHQEINVMGDARTRGSLDYLALMEEGLDGDHGPGRKRLRKTEEGLYACDICDKSFQKSSSLLRHKYEHTGKRPHECQICKKAFKHKHHLIEHSRLHSGEKPYQCDKCGKRFSHSGSYSQHMNHRYAFCGRDNDPDAQGEEQVLGHPALYTSPHTQLHPETRDNSLPLEETATFLSDSSMDGAPLGYRPEEEEEEEEEGLLSDHAHERRMEIECRSRHLEQSSEDSKKKNEKDTKLYYNSEIKVEHDEDLRDMNQETV; encoded by the exons ATGGCCGAGGAGAGCCGCGGAAAACGGAGGAAACAGGCAAACCCCCGACGCAACCGAG AGTGCTCTCTGGGATCTGAGGGAGAGGATGAGGGGTGTGCATGGGGGACGGATGTGCAGGATGAAAGAAATGAACAAGATAAGATGAGTCTGACACCCAGCGAGGGCACCGAGGCTGGAAGTCCTGCTCGCTCCACTCGCGCTCCCAGTCTGAGCCCCTCGCTGGAGCACTGGGACGAGACTGAGAACACAACCCTGCCAAGTACCAccggagagacagagagcaatGCATACA CACAAAAAGATGCCAATGTAATGGAGGACTGGACTCGCTATGACTTACTCATGCAGCTGAGAAAAGTGTCCCACCTTCCTGACACGCGACACAACCAGCAACACAACGGCGCTATCACTTCCTACCACACAGTGGGCAAGCGGAACGATACGCCGTCTACCTTGTCACCAAGCATTCAGGAGTCACCTGAGGGAAAAG ATACAGACCCTGGGAGCCCCGATCTTACAGGGAAAGAAATGCAGGTGTGTCCATTTTGCCAGCAGTCATACCAACGGGGCAGCTATCTCAAAGAACACATGAAGATGTGCCAGGAGAGGGAGGGGGGGCACAGTTTGTGTCCACTCTGTGGTTACAGCACTCCGTACAGGGCACAGATGGAGCGGCACATGGCACTACACACCCAGGTTAAAGAGAAG AATTCTGTGTCTGAACCCAACATGGAAAACCGGAAATTTAAGTGTACAGAGTGTGGAAAAGCTTTTAAATACAAACATCATCTTAAAGAGCATCTACGTATTCATAGTG GTGAGAAGCCCTACGAGTGCTCCAACTGTAAGAAACGTTTCAGTCACTCAGGCTCCTACAGCTCGCACCTGAGCAGCAAAAAGTGTCTCAGCGGGGGTGGATTAGGGAACGGCGCATACTTCAATGGCCACTCTCACCCTGCCTACCTCTTCCCCTCCCCAACGTCACCCCCTTCAGTTGGTATCAGGAACGGTAACAGAGGAAAGAGCTCACCATATGCTTCACTGAATCCTTGCTTCACAGAACAATTAGCCAATCAGGGACCAGAATCTATCAGTTCTCCTTTCAGAGCTTCAGACCTAAGTAGACCATGGGATTCTGTTGCAGCCATGAGGATGGGGATGTTTAAAGGGACTACATTTTTGCCCTTTCTTCATTCTGATGGCAAATTTGAACAGCTCCTGCAGGAAATGCTCAGAAAAGAAGTGGTGAAAGATGAACAACAAGGAAGCAAGCAAGACAAAGAAGACGAAGGCAAGACTGAAAGTAGAgagggtaaaaaaaatgatgggCTTATCGGTGCGGTCTCTTGTCAGCGTTGTTTCCAGCTGTTTCCAAATGAAGTAGTTCTAAAGCAGCACGAAAGATATTTATGCAAAGGAAAGGATGAGCAGGACACTGCACAGATACACCTCATCAAAGATGGTTCCCCACTTAACTTCTCAAGTGTCTCCCAGAATCTTTATGACACACAGAAAACTCCTACCACCCCTAATGGAATGACCAGAGAGCTCTCGTCTCCACAACGGGCATCCTGGCATTCGCTTCCACAGCAGCTCCTTGTGCCAGTGCAGTCACCTTTGCACTTCCGCTCAGAACCTGCACATGCGTATTGGCcaggcagaaagacagacagccCTGGAAACTCAAGCGTCATAAGCCCAATTTCGCCGTCACTACAAGAGCGCCGACGTCCAGGCTTCAGCTCTCCAACAGTCATATCACCATGCCAGCTTCTTCAACACAGACCATCGCCCAGATCAGAGGGTTCTCAGAGTGAGCCCCTAGACCTCTCTATTCCCAAAGCACGTAAAGGCTCTGAGCCTGGATCGGACTGCAGCGGCAGCTCACCACGGACGGACCACAGGGATGTGGAACATTTAGCAAGAAGGTTGAGCCCACTGTCCCATCACGAATTAGGCACAGCCTACAGACCTTTATATGGAAGTGCAGTTTTCAGCAACTACTCCTTTTTTAATCCAATTATGTCAAGTGGTCTTGCAGCAATGGGGCGTAATGGCCAGACATCACTTCCTTTAACACCTCCAGCACCCAGCCCTGGGTTTCTCTCCCCCATAGCATATATGATGGAGGCAGAGTCTGAGAATATGCTGAAAAGAATGCATCAGGAGATAAATGTCATG GGTGATGCCAGAACTCGAGGAAGTCTGGACTATCTCGCTCTGATGGAGGAGGGGCTAGATGGAGACCACGGTCCTGGGAGAAAAAGACTCAGGAAGACAGAAGAAGGATTATACGCTTGCGACATCTGTGACAAAAGCTTCCAGAAGAGCAGCTCTTTGCTGCGCCATAAATATGAACACACAG GAAAGCGGCCACACGAGTGCCAGATCTGTAAGAAAGCATTTAAACACAAGCACCACCTGATTGAGCACAGCCGGCTTCACTCTGGAGAAAAGCCCTATCAATGTGATAAATGTGGCAAGCGTTTCTCACACTCAGGCTCCTACTCCCAGCACATGAACCACCGCTATGCTTTCTGTGGTCGGGACAATGACCCAGATGCCCAGGGAGAGGAGCAGGTTTTGGGCCACCCGGCTCTCTATACAAGTCCACACACCCAACTTCATCCTGAGACAAGAGACAATTCTCTCCCTCTGGAGGAAACAGCCACATTCCTCAGTGATTCCAGCATGGATGGGGCTCCACTAGGATACAGAccagaagaggaggaggaggaagaggaagaaggcTTGCTCAGTGATCATGCACATGAGAGAAGGATGGAGATAGAGTGCAGAAGTAGACACCTGGAACAGTCAAGTGAAGATAGcaagaagaaaaatgaaaaagacacCAAACTTTATTACAATAGCGAGATCAAAGTGGAACATGACGAGGACTTAAGAGACATGAATCAAGAGACAGTATGA